A window of the Kineosporia corallincola genome harbors these coding sequences:
- a CDS encoding GGDEF domain-containing protein — MTPWSLITVLVMLFTAAVIARLLWQLVAVTRAHDAAVARQLVVTAAAARLTGVTDVGRIRELGRQALAELSRRTPGLRVVQLEREGAELIVSLRTGAFERPPAILRTADLGVPEGRLPAGPLRRPGPLPALDAGVGRRCSWLVQAFPAAGPEVLLAVGRPGPPDPALDAAVQAVITQSALALRAAGTAPGASGREQIDQLTGLVGREGFIEALGALVNSSSTGRAAVLFLGLDDFKRVNEVFGQKAGDELLREVGLLLRGLVRADDVAARIGGDEFAVVLRDSNEAVAAQVAERIGMGIAVIDVTSPIRVGASIGIAMARPGMRLDDLLAQAGFAMDDAKAGGRGQVRAFRGGETGGETG; from the coding sequence ATGACCCCCTGGAGCCTGATCACCGTGCTGGTCATGCTGTTCACGGCGGCGGTGATCGCCCGGCTGCTGTGGCAGCTGGTGGCCGTCACCCGGGCGCACGACGCGGCCGTGGCCCGTCAGCTGGTGGTCACCGCCGCGGCCGCGCGCCTGACCGGGGTCACCGACGTCGGGCGGATCCGGGAGCTGGGCCGGCAGGCGCTGGCCGAACTGTCCCGCCGGACACCGGGTCTGCGGGTGGTGCAGCTGGAGCGCGAGGGCGCCGAGCTGATCGTGTCGCTGCGCACCGGCGCGTTCGAGCGGCCGCCGGCCATCCTGCGCACGGCCGATCTGGGTGTGCCGGAGGGCAGACTGCCGGCCGGCCCGCTGCGCCGTCCGGGGCCGCTGCCCGCGCTGGACGCCGGCGTGGGCCGCCGCTGCTCGTGGCTGGTCCAGGCGTTCCCCGCGGCCGGACCCGAGGTGCTGCTCGCCGTCGGGCGCCCGGGGCCGCCCGACCCGGCTCTCGACGCGGCCGTGCAGGCGGTGATCACCCAGTCCGCGCTGGCCCTCCGGGCCGCCGGGACGGCGCCCGGGGCCTCGGGCCGGGAACAGATCGACCAGCTCACCGGCCTGGTCGGCCGGGAGGGATTCATCGAGGCGCTGGGCGCTCTGGTGAACAGCTCGAGCACCGGCCGGGCCGCCGTGCTGTTCCTCGGGCTCGACGACTTCAAGCGGGTGAACGAGGTGTTCGGGCAGAAGGCGGGCGACGAGCTGCTGCGCGAGGTGGGCCTGCTGCTGCGCGGTCTGGTGCGGGCCGACGACGTGGCCGCCCGCATCGGCGGCGACGAGTTCGCCGTGGTGCTGCGCGATTCCAACGAGGCGGTGGCCGCGCAGGTGGCCGAGCGGATCGGGATGGGGATCGCGGTGATCGACGTGACCTCTCCGATCCGGGTCGGCGCCAGCATCGGCATCGCGATGGCCCGGCCCGGCATGCGGCTCGACGACCTGCTCGCCCAGGCCGGTTTCGCGATGGACGACGCGAAGGCCGGCGGCCGGGGTCAGGTGCGGGCGTTCCGTGGCGGGGAGACGGGCGGGGAGACCGGCTGA
- a CDS encoding helix-turn-helix domain-containing protein, with protein sequence MTTAPPARDAGAMLRWWRERRHLTQLELSGLGEVSTRHLSYVETGRSKPSSRLILRLCEHLGVPLRRRNEILLAAGFAPAYPEHRLLDPPLAAVNSALTAILAAHEPLPAVAVDRHWEMIAATSAITVLTEGCAPELLEPPVNVLRLSLHPRGIAPRITNLGDWRAHLLHRLEAQVRAGGDPVLADLLTELRELPGPQEAADPVPEVLVPLRLRLGGTELSLLSTTTVFGTPAEITVSELAIEAFYPADAATAAALGLNGNRFQPVSPPVSPPRNART encoded by the coding sequence ATGACGACGGCCCCACCGGCCCGTGACGCCGGCGCGATGCTCCGCTGGTGGCGGGAACGGCGGCACCTGACCCAGCTGGAGCTGTCCGGCCTGGGCGAGGTGTCCACGCGTCACCTGAGCTATGTGGAGACGGGGCGGTCGAAGCCGTCCAGCCGGCTGATCCTGCGCCTGTGCGAGCACCTCGGGGTGCCGCTGCGCCGCCGCAACGAGATCCTGCTGGCAGCCGGTTTCGCCCCCGCCTACCCGGAGCACCGCCTACTGGATCCGCCTCTGGCGGCGGTGAACTCGGCCCTCACGGCGATCCTGGCGGCGCACGAGCCGCTGCCCGCGGTGGCCGTGGACCGGCACTGGGAGATGATCGCGGCCACCTCGGCGATCACGGTACTGACCGAGGGCTGCGCGCCGGAGCTGCTGGAACCGCCGGTGAACGTGCTGCGCCTGAGCCTGCACCCGCGCGGGATCGCCCCGCGCATCACGAATCTCGGCGACTGGCGGGCTCATCTGCTGCACCGGCTGGAGGCTCAGGTGCGGGCCGGCGGCGACCCGGTGCTGGCCGACCTGCTGACCGAGCTGCGCGAGCTGCCCGGACCGCAGGAGGCGGCCGACCCGGTTCCGGAGGTGCTGGTCCCGCTCCGCCTGCGGCTCGGCGGCACCGAGCTGTCACTGCTCAGCACCACCACGGTGTTCGGCACCCCGGCCGAGATCACCGTGTCCGAGCTGGCGATCGAGGCGTTCTACCCGGCCGACGCCGCCACCGCCGCCGCACTGGGCCTGAACGGCAACCGGTTTCAGCCGGTCTCCCCGCCCGTCTCCCCGCCACGGAACGCCCGCACCTGA
- a CDS encoding maleylpyruvate isomerase family mycothiol-dependent enzyme has translation MPEERPVVTALTDVYTALADLVSSLPEADGWHATPLPGWSVRDLLVHLLGDAERALVALGTPAAGPADRDAVSYWADFAPAASTPESVRRRDRQIRVVRALAVAHPWEVLTRTYAETTAAVCVLAGRTAPDELISTQGHTLTTDDLLGTLVVEATVHHLDLASGLGRPGPPASGLAVVHHCLDGLLGRPEPVGWDDVTYALTGTGRRPLTTVETTELGDDASRFPLFA, from the coding sequence ATGCCGGAAGAGCGCCCCGTCGTCACCGCACTGACCGACGTCTACACCGCCCTGGCCGATCTGGTCTCCTCGCTGCCCGAGGCCGACGGCTGGCACGCCACCCCTCTGCCCGGCTGGAGCGTGCGCGACCTGCTGGTGCACCTGCTCGGCGACGCGGAGCGGGCGCTGGTCGCGCTCGGCACCCCGGCGGCGGGCCCGGCCGACCGCGACGCCGTGAGCTACTGGGCCGACTTCGCCCCCGCCGCGAGCACCCCGGAGTCGGTGCGGCGCCGTGACCGGCAGATCCGGGTGGTCCGGGCGCTCGCGGTGGCCCACCCCTGGGAGGTCCTGACCAGGACCTACGCCGAGACCACCGCGGCGGTGTGCGTGCTGGCCGGGCGCACCGCACCGGACGAGCTGATCAGCACCCAGGGGCACACGCTGACCACCGACGACCTGCTGGGCACGCTGGTCGTCGAGGCCACCGTGCACCACCTCGACCTGGCCTCCGGGCTCGGCCGGCCGGGGCCGCCCGCGAGCGGTCTGGCCGTCGTCCACCATTGTCTGGACGGTCTGCTCGGCCGCCCGGAGCCGGTGGGCTGGGACGACGTCACCTACGCCCTGACCGGAACCGGCCGCCGGCCGCTCACCACCGTCGAGACCACGGAACTGGGAGACGACGCGAGCCGTTTTCCGCTCTTCGCCTAG
- a CDS encoding RecQ family ATP-dependent DNA helicase, whose translation MTVGAECALCPAFHQDRRVKLAPLSLRIRKLASTRLGLKSLRPGQLDAVKALAKGKDVLVVMPTGAGKSAVYQLAGLLLDGPTVVVSPLIALQRDQLAGLARHGEDAGLGAVAVNSAQSQGRTDEAWETLTAGDAEFVFLAPEQLANQKVLERLAELKVSLLAVDEAHCVSAWGHDFRPHYLRIGDVVEALGRPRVLALTATAAPPVRAEIVERLRMNDPVRIVTGFDRPNLDLEVRRFVDARHKEKAVVERVVELEGSGLVYSATRRSTEEYAEQLREKGRKARAYHAGLKAAERDEVHAGFLSGEIDVVVATSAFGMGINKADVRFVVHADVPDSIDSYYQEIGRAGRDGAPALACLYYRPEDLSLRNFFASGGPDEEVLSQVAGAVLEHTREDGSVPAGELRKELDLSHTKLTSAVNLLEQAGALRVEEDAHLAYTDVSVPAAAAVVAAGEVDAEHTRMDRSRVEMMRGYAETTGCRREFLLGYFGEELEAGDAGCGNCDTCRSGSAAEQDEVEESVPPEVAALVFDINERVVHREWGPGVVMRDEADRITVLFEQVGYRTLALAALAADDELLVREEQ comes from the coding sequence ATGACGGTGGGTGCCGAGTGTGCTCTCTGCCCCGCTTTCCACCAGGATAGGCGCGTGAAGTTGGCTCCCCTCTCGCTCAGGATCCGCAAGCTGGCCAGTACCCGGCTCGGGCTGAAAAGCCTCCGCCCAGGTCAGCTCGACGCCGTGAAGGCATTGGCCAAGGGCAAGGACGTGCTCGTGGTGATGCCCACGGGTGCCGGCAAGTCCGCCGTGTACCAGCTCGCCGGGCTGCTGCTCGACGGCCCGACCGTGGTCGTGTCACCGCTGATCGCGCTCCAGCGTGACCAGCTGGCCGGGCTGGCCCGGCACGGCGAGGACGCCGGGCTGGGCGCGGTGGCGGTGAACTCGGCGCAGAGCCAGGGCCGCACCGACGAGGCCTGGGAGACGCTCACGGCCGGTGACGCCGAGTTCGTCTTCCTCGCCCCCGAGCAGCTGGCCAACCAGAAGGTGCTGGAAAGGCTTGCCGAGCTGAAGGTCTCGCTGCTGGCCGTGGACGAGGCGCACTGTGTGTCCGCCTGGGGCCACGACTTCCGGCCGCACTACCTGCGCATCGGCGACGTGGTGGAGGCTCTGGGCCGGCCCCGGGTGCTGGCGCTCACCGCCACCGCCGCCCCGCCGGTGCGGGCCGAGATCGTCGAGCGGCTGCGGATGAACGACCCGGTGCGGATCGTGACCGGCTTCGACCGGCCCAACCTCGACCTCGAGGTGCGGCGCTTCGTGGATGCCCGGCACAAGGAGAAGGCCGTGGTCGAGCGGGTCGTCGAGCTGGAGGGCTCGGGCCTGGTCTACTCGGCCACCCGCCGCTCCACCGAGGAGTACGCCGAGCAGCTGCGCGAGAAGGGCCGCAAGGCCCGCGCCTACCACGCCGGGCTGAAGGCGGCCGAGCGCGACGAGGTGCACGCCGGCTTCCTGAGCGGCGAGATCGACGTGGTGGTGGCCACTTCCGCGTTCGGCATGGGCATCAACAAGGCCGACGTGCGGTTCGTGGTGCACGCCGACGTGCCCGACTCGATCGACTCGTACTACCAGGAGATCGGCCGTGCCGGGCGGGACGGCGCCCCCGCGCTGGCCTGCCTCTACTACCGCCCCGAAGACCTCTCGCTGCGCAACTTCTTCGCCTCCGGCGGCCCGGACGAGGAGGTGCTGTCGCAGGTGGCCGGAGCGGTGCTGGAACACACCCGGGAAGACGGCTCGGTGCCCGCGGGCGAGCTGCGCAAGGAGCTCGACCTCTCGCACACCAAGCTCACCAGCGCCGTCAACCTGCTGGAGCAGGCCGGTGCGTTGCGCGTGGAGGAAGACGCCCACCTGGCCTACACCGACGTGTCGGTGCCCGCCGCCGCGGCCGTGGTGGCGGCCGGGGAGGTCGACGCGGAGCACACCAGGATGGACCGCTCGCGGGTCGAGATGATGCGCGGTTACGCCGAGACCACCGGCTGCCGGCGGGAATTCCTGCTCGGCTACTTCGGTGAGGAGCTCGAGGCCGGTGACGCCGGCTGCGGCAACTGCGACACCTGCCGCTCCGGTTCGGCGGCCGAGCAGGACGAGGTGGAGGAGTCGGTGCCGCCGGAGGTGGCGGCGCTGGTGTTCGACATCAACGAGCGGGTCGTGCACCGGGAGTGGGGTCCCGGTGTGGTGATGCGCGACGAGGCCGACCGGATCACCGTGCTGTTCGAGCAGGTCGGCTACCGCACACTGGCCCTGGCCGCCCTGGCCGCTGACGACGAGCTGCTGGTGCGCGAGGAACAGTAG